The following proteins come from a genomic window of Oligoflexus sp.:
- the mltG gene encoding endolytic transglycosylase MltG, with protein sequence MKRFLLLLFGLGLGFAAGAFWFYQSLPAWSEAARELEQPVVIKLDRGTRLSEFARTLEQEQLIDHAPRFRYWIKFYRDYGRFQAGQYRFEGSVSPKQIVATIESGKTWQPLELQYVVPEGFTLKQIIDRLVAHKVGTKTELGALAKDPELLRKYNIKAENVEGYLFPATYSFVKMPTPRQAFEKMLDTFFVQLPPGIEDELAARKLSLHQGVIFASLIERETQLDEEREMVSEVIWNRLKDGEPLGIDAALIYGIVDYQGDIKTVHLKDGKNLYNTRIHKGLPPGPIGAISMTSLRAVLNPTRLGYRFYVLGTDGTRQHRFSKTMEEHTVYVKQLIQASQKP encoded by the coding sequence GTGAAACGCTTTCTTCTTCTTCTATTCGGTCTTGGCCTTGGTTTCGCTGCTGGAGCTTTCTGGTTTTATCAGTCCTTGCCGGCCTGGTCCGAAGCTGCGCGTGAACTTGAGCAGCCCGTTGTGATCAAACTGGACCGCGGGACGCGCCTGTCTGAATTTGCGCGCACGCTCGAACAGGAGCAGCTGATCGATCACGCGCCTCGCTTTCGCTATTGGATTAAATTCTATCGCGACTATGGTCGTTTTCAGGCCGGTCAATATCGCTTTGAAGGATCCGTTTCCCCGAAACAGATCGTCGCGACCATCGAGTCCGGCAAAACCTGGCAGCCCCTGGAGCTGCAGTATGTGGTGCCCGAGGGCTTCACGCTCAAGCAGATCATAGATCGCCTGGTCGCCCATAAAGTGGGAACGAAAACGGAACTGGGAGCGCTCGCCAAGGATCCGGAACTTTTGCGCAAATACAACATCAAGGCTGAAAACGTGGAGGGGTATCTTTTCCCTGCCACCTATAGCTTCGTAAAAATGCCGACGCCCCGTCAGGCTTTTGAAAAAATGCTCGATACCTTCTTCGTCCAATTGCCGCCTGGGATCGAAGATGAGCTGGCCGCGCGGAAGCTCAGTCTGCATCAGGGGGTCATCTTTGCTTCACTCATAGAACGCGAAACGCAGCTCGATGAGGAGCGCGAGATGGTCTCTGAGGTGATCTGGAATCGCCTCAAGGATGGTGAACCCTTGGGTATTGACGCAGCTCTGATCTATGGCATCGTTGACTATCAGGGCGACATTAAAACCGTGCATCTCAAAGATGGCAAGAATCTCTACAACACGCGTATTCATAAAGGACTGCCACCGGGGCCCATCGGTGCCATTTCGATGACTTCGCTGCGAGCCGTGCTGAATCCGACTCGCCTGGGTTATCGCTTCTACGTCCTCGGTACAGATGGGACCAGACAGCACCGCTTTTCCAAGACCATGGAGGAGCATACTGTTTATGTAAAGCAGTTGATCCAGGCTTCCCAGAAACCATAA
- a CDS encoding TatD family hydrolase translates to MYVDVHSHLTHEDFANDLPEVIARAEASGLKAIVVNGLEPASNQRILELAETYPLIKPALGIYPIDAVNDIVSDLPFPIRKFHVPDAVAGIRREVAAGRVFAIGECGLDGYWVGEETFAAQEKVFEELIGIALEFDKPLIIHTRKREERAMEILAAHGVKRVDFHCYGGKSKLALRAAEQHGWYFSIPANARKNESFRKLLKELPQELVLTETDCPYLAPERGERNEPKNVVGTVALMAELRGWSEDQAREQIWTNFKRLFQV, encoded by the coding sequence GTGTACGTTGATGTTCATAGTCATTTAACCCATGAAGATTTTGCGAACGACCTGCCCGAGGTCATCGCGCGTGCGGAAGCGAGCGGACTTAAGGCCATCGTCGTGAACGGGCTGGAGCCTGCCTCCAATCAGCGCATTCTGGAACTGGCAGAAACCTATCCCCTTATCAAACCTGCGCTGGGAATTTATCCGATCGACGCGGTCAATGATATCGTTTCCGATCTGCCCTTTCCCATCCGCAAATTCCATGTGCCCGACGCGGTGGCCGGCATTCGACGTGAAGTCGCGGCGGGTCGCGTCTTTGCCATTGGTGAGTGCGGCCTGGATGGTTACTGGGTTGGAGAGGAAACCTTCGCGGCTCAGGAGAAGGTCTTTGAAGAACTCATAGGCATCGCCCTTGAATTCGACAAGCCTTTGATCATTCACACGAGAAAGCGGGAAGAGCGGGCCATGGAAATACTCGCGGCGCATGGCGTCAAGCGGGTGGATTTTCATTGCTATGGCGGCAAGAGCAAGCTCGCTCTGCGGGCTGCCGAGCAGCATGGCTGGTATTTTTCCATACCCGCCAATGCACGGAAAAACGAGTCGTTCCGAAAACTCCTGAAGGAACTTCCCCAGGAACTCGTGCTGACGGAAACCGATTGCCCTTACCTTGCGCCGGAGCGCGGCGAACGCAACGAACCGAAGAATGTCGTGGGAACCGTGGCTTTGATGGCGGAACTGCGGGGCTGGTCCGAAGACCAGGCCCGCGAGCAGATTTGGACGAATTTCAAGAGGCTCTTTCAGGTCTGA
- a CDS encoding group 1 truncated hemoglobin encodes MSVYEDIGEERLGRIVRTFYDRVFQDPMLAHFFMNLDHEHLIAMQVDFVRSMLGGPQRYRGKPLEVIHDPMIIRPPHFRRRQRILQETMEEHGLTAEVVAYWLKQEERLKPLIMKDQTSCADP; translated from the coding sequence ATGAGCGTCTATGAAGATATCGGTGAAGAACGGCTCGGCAGGATCGTGCGGACCTTTTACGACAGGGTCTTTCAGGATCCGATGCTCGCGCATTTCTTCATGAATTTGGACCATGAGCACCTGATCGCGATGCAGGTCGATTTTGTGCGCAGCATGCTCGGCGGACCGCAGCGCTATCGCGGCAAACCGCTGGAAGTCATTCATGATCCCATGATCATTCGACCGCCGCACTTTCGCAGGCGTCAGCGTATTCTGCAGGAAACAATGGAAGAGCATGGCCTTACGGCCGAGGTGGTGGCGTACTGGCTGAAGCAGGAGGAACGTCTGAAGCCTTTGATTATGAAGGATCAGACGTCCTGCGCCGACCCTTGA
- a CDS encoding TIGR02266 family protein produces the protein MPNKTKNGKKTATPPAPKQSKGDESSPKDGRIHHRVPVQLLVDYRANGHYLFDFCRDLGAGGVFIETKNPLSHGSVVELTFTLPDSKETLEAKGRVIWVQTEVPDKNLTPGMGVQFESFTAEQRSLLQKFVDRYSNQSPNSPSGKSA, from the coding sequence ATGCCGAACAAAACCAAGAATGGGAAAAAGACCGCGACACCACCCGCACCCAAGCAGTCAAAAGGCGATGAGTCATCACCGAAGGATGGCCGCATCCATCATCGCGTGCCGGTGCAATTGCTGGTGGATTACCGGGCGAATGGCCACTATCTCTTCGACTTCTGCCGTGACCTCGGGGCCGGTGGAGTCTTTATCGAAACCAAAAATCCGCTGAGCCACGGAAGCGTGGTTGAATTGACCTTCACACTTCCCGATTCCAAGGAAACCCTGGAAGCCAAGGGCCGCGTGATCTGGGTGCAGACCGAGGTGCCTGACAAAAATTTGACGCCTGGCATGGGTGTCCAATTTGAAAGCTTTACCGCGGAGCAGCGCAGTCTTTTGCAAAAATTCGTCGATCGTTATTCCAACCAAAGCCCCAACAGTCCTTCGGGAAAATCCGCCTGA
- the der gene encoding ribosome biogenesis GTPase Der — MIAGIVAIVGRPNVGKSTLFNKLTRSTTAIVDDRPGVTRDRIYGAVTTDEDLGHGYILVDTGGFETDDLYYQPFARNIVWEQTEQAIRDADLVMMVFDAKTGLHPHDRELVQFLKQLGKRVEYVVNKIDGQEQQSLSLEFHELGLGDLHIISAAHSRGIWELSETVQEHLNEAGGLKTMKLKDNDAVKIALIGRPNAGKSSILNRMCGEERVLVSEVAGTTRDTIDTPLVYNKRNYILLDTAGIRKKKKIFDKLEGLSVLRSLRAMEDADVVVLVIDALEGLSDQDCKLAQLAAAKFKPILIVVNKWDLVPEKETNTARNYEVNIRNKLQDMPFVPVLFASCLENQRIHKIMAKVEELVEAYSKRVPTSRINDCMQRAVQEHTPALLRKYNKRVKFYFATQVAINPPTIVVKCNVADEIQESYKRYMVKRFRTELEYGDVPLRVFFRDKADEKEFAAQH, encoded by the coding sequence ATGATCGCAGGAATCGTCGCCATCGTCGGCCGGCCCAATGTTGGGAAGTCGACCCTTTTCAATAAACTCACGCGCAGCACCACGGCTATCGTCGATGACCGTCCCGGTGTCACGCGCGATCGCATCTACGGTGCCGTCACCACCGATGAAGACCTGGGCCATGGTTATATCCTGGTCGATACCGGCGGTTTCGAAACCGATGATCTTTACTACCAGCCCTTTGCCCGCAATATCGTTTGGGAGCAGACTGAGCAGGCGATTCGCGATGCCGACCTTGTGATGATGGTCTTCGACGCGAAGACGGGCCTGCATCCGCATGATCGCGAGCTCGTGCAGTTTTTGAAGCAGCTCGGCAAGCGCGTGGAATACGTCGTGAACAAGATCGATGGCCAGGAGCAACAAAGTTTGTCTCTGGAATTCCATGAGCTTGGACTCGGAGACTTGCACATTATCAGTGCTGCGCATAGCCGCGGCATCTGGGAGCTTTCTGAAACAGTCCAGGAGCATCTGAACGAGGCTGGTGGTCTTAAGACCATGAAGCTGAAAGACAATGATGCCGTTAAAATCGCTTTGATTGGCCGTCCTAATGCCGGCAAGTCTTCGATCCTGAACCGCATGTGCGGCGAAGAACGCGTGCTGGTGAGCGAAGTCGCGGGCACGACGCGCGATACGATCGATACGCCGCTCGTCTATAACAAGCGCAACTATATCCTGCTCGATACCGCCGGTATTCGGAAGAAGAAAAAGATCTTCGATAAGCTGGAAGGTCTGAGCGTTCTGCGCAGTCTTCGCGCCATGGAAGATGCGGATGTCGTCGTCCTGGTAATCGATGCCCTGGAAGGACTTTCTGATCAGGACTGTAAGCTGGCTCAGCTGGCCGCAGCGAAATTCAAGCCGATTCTGATCGTCGTCAACAAATGGGATCTGGTGCCTGAAAAGGAAACCAACACCGCCCGCAACTATGAAGTCAATATCCGCAACAAGCTGCAGGACATGCCCTTTGTTCCTGTGCTCTTCGCTTCGTGCCTTGAGAATCAGCGCATTCACAAGATCATGGCGAAGGTCGAGGAACTGGTCGAGGCCTATTCCAAGCGCGTGCCGACCTCGCGGATCAACGACTGCATGCAGCGTGCCGTGCAGGAGCACACCCCTGCCCTTCTGAGAAAATACAATAAGCGCGTGAAGTTCTATTTCGCGACGCAGGTTGCGATCAACCCGCCGACCATCGTCGTGAAGTGCAACGTGGCGGATGAGATTCAGGAGTCCTATAAGCGTTATATGGTCAAACGCTTCCGGACCGAACTGGAATACGGGGATGTCCCTCTGCGGGTCTTCTTCCGTGACAAGGCCGACGAGAAAGAGTTCGCGGCCCAGCATTGA
- the rnc gene encoding ribonuclease III, with amino-acid sequence MNIIDVLDLAQDAFPAQLRMMEQLCRRIRYGFNNRGLLLESMTHSSAARFVQKKYQKAVPMPWNERLEFLGDSVLSLVLSAALLQRPEGFPEGQLSKIRASLVNESTLARISRNLQIGSCLLLAPGEERAGGRDKDSVLADALEAFFGAIYLDSGFDAVSRVILDLYREILTSSLTDLTQQDYKSRLQELTQGAFKEAPVYKVIKREGPDHQLDFAVEVLFRGKSLGMGHGPSKKSASQEAARAALQKWTELKQSGLEGISWSNEPANV; translated from the coding sequence TTGAATATTATTGATGTATTGGATCTCGCCCAGGATGCATTCCCGGCTCAGCTGCGAATGATGGAGCAGCTCTGTCGGCGGATTCGCTATGGATTTAACAATCGCGGGCTCCTTCTGGAATCGATGACTCATAGTTCAGCGGCGCGCTTTGTTCAGAAAAAATACCAAAAAGCGGTCCCCATGCCCTGGAATGAGCGCCTGGAATTTCTCGGCGACTCCGTGCTGAGCCTCGTATTAAGCGCGGCTCTCCTGCAACGGCCTGAGGGTTTTCCCGAGGGTCAGCTGTCCAAGATTCGCGCCTCGTTGGTCAACGAAAGCACCCTGGCCCGCATCAGTCGCAATCTGCAGATCGGGTCCTGCCTTCTTCTGGCCCCCGGCGAGGAAAGGGCCGGCGGCCGCGATAAGGATTCAGTCCTGGCCGATGCTCTGGAAGCTTTCTTCGGCGCGATTTATCTGGATTCGGGCTTTGATGCGGTGAGTCGCGTCATTTTGGATTTATACAGAGAAATACTGACGTCTTCCCTGACAGATTTGACGCAGCAGGATTATAAATCCCGCCTTCAGGAGCTGACTCAGGGTGCTTTCAAGGAAGCACCCGTGTATAAGGTCATCAAACGCGAAGGTCCGGATCATCAGCTGGATTTCGCAGTGGAAGTTTTATTTCGCGGCAAGAGCCTGGGCATGGGACACGGCCCCTCCAAAAAATCCGCCTCGCAGGAAGCGGCCCGGGCAGCCTTACAGAAATGGACAGAGTTGAAACAATCAGGTTTAGAGGGTATCTCCTGGTCCAATGAACCAGCGAATGTCTGA